One Roseimaritima multifibrata DNA window includes the following coding sequences:
- a CDS encoding ATP-dependent helicase, which yields METNSQQLTAAQQEAVAHQDGPMLILAGPGSGKTRVVTHRIANLLQIGVPAHQIAALTFTNKAAQEMGNRLATIAPGQDVWMGTFHRFCARLLRRYASMVGLAENYSIYDTSDSKQAMKRAIAAAEVSTSHTSADQIAAVISRAKNRLVSPEMMQGQSLRHNEAVAARVYPVYQKQLLLSNAVDFDDLLFHVANLLRENPELRSELDSRYRYIMVDEYQDTNLAQYAIVRSLSVDYPNLAVTGDPDQSIYGWRGADINNILDFEKDYPHVKTVRLEKNYRSAPNILRIADQLIKHNTRRKDKQLLTDREEGAPVVLRMYEDGYREADDIADQITAAIQNEGCRPQDFAVFCRMNALTRSVEHAFRSRGLPYQIVNGVEFYQRKEIKDLLAYFHLVNNPAHDVALQRVINVPTRGIGAKSIERLRDFADGNGLTLLDAARNSDQIEALPTRSATKIRQFVEMFDRLSLKATGSLEELLLHLLEQTDYRAFLRKSSVDEQDNSPLANVDELLTAAVEFDRQFPEDGSLEAFLEQVALVSDTDAFDEENDRVTLMTMHAAKGLEFPRVFIIGVEDDLLPHYRSKEDPMQVEEERRLLFVGITRAEERLQLSCCKRRALRGDLRPVVGSPFLMELPREEMRFIEPEDSNQFFDSGDEFGDESFSVDGDAPEIWDQSNDSATTNEIDEVCQLPPDELPAKKAAKKPALIPAGLKTAANLLNEQSNDDKIPLNDFRNGMIVHHEEYGAGKVTAVSGRGPKRTATIEFSSGAARSFRLAFAKLTLGEQ from the coding sequence GTGGAAACCAATAGCCAACAACTAACCGCGGCCCAACAGGAAGCGGTAGCGCACCAAGATGGTCCGATGCTGATCCTGGCAGGGCCGGGAAGTGGTAAGACCCGTGTGGTCACCCACCGCATCGCCAATCTTCTGCAAATTGGCGTTCCCGCCCATCAAATCGCCGCGTTGACGTTTACCAACAAAGCGGCTCAGGAAATGGGAAATCGACTGGCGACCATCGCTCCGGGGCAAGACGTCTGGATGGGAACGTTCCATCGATTCTGTGCCCGCCTGCTTCGCCGTTACGCATCGATGGTCGGATTGGCCGAGAATTACTCGATCTACGATACCAGCGACAGCAAACAGGCGATGAAGCGTGCCATCGCCGCAGCGGAAGTGTCCACATCCCACACTTCCGCAGATCAAATTGCGGCGGTCATCAGCCGAGCGAAAAATCGGTTGGTCAGCCCCGAAATGATGCAGGGTCAATCCTTGCGGCATAACGAAGCGGTGGCGGCTCGAGTCTATCCGGTCTACCAAAAACAGCTGCTGCTCTCCAATGCGGTCGATTTTGATGACCTGCTATTCCATGTGGCAAACCTTTTGCGAGAGAACCCGGAACTTCGCAGCGAACTGGATTCTCGCTATCGATACATCATGGTCGACGAGTACCAAGACACCAACCTGGCCCAGTACGCAATCGTTCGCTCCCTATCGGTCGACTACCCGAACCTGGCTGTCACCGGAGACCCCGACCAATCGATCTACGGATGGCGTGGGGCGGACATCAACAACATTCTTGATTTTGAAAAAGACTACCCACACGTCAAAACGGTTCGTTTAGAAAAGAACTACCGAAGCGCGCCGAACATCCTTCGGATTGCCGACCAATTAATCAAGCACAATACCCGGCGGAAGGACAAGCAACTGCTAACCGACCGGGAAGAAGGGGCCCCGGTGGTCCTGCGGATGTACGAAGACGGCTACCGGGAAGCGGATGACATTGCCGACCAAATCACCGCCGCCATTCAAAACGAAGGCTGTCGCCCACAAGACTTTGCCGTCTTCTGCCGGATGAATGCACTAACCCGCTCGGTCGAACATGCGTTTCGCTCGCGAGGGCTACCCTACCAAATCGTCAATGGCGTCGAATTCTACCAGCGGAAAGAGATCAAAGACCTGCTGGCTTACTTTCATTTGGTCAACAATCCAGCCCACGATGTCGCTTTGCAGCGAGTCATCAACGTGCCAACGCGTGGGATCGGCGCCAAGTCGATCGAACGCCTGCGCGACTTTGCAGACGGCAATGGATTGACCTTGCTGGATGCCGCTCGAAACAGCGATCAAATTGAAGCACTGCCGACTCGCTCGGCGACGAAAATCCGGCAGTTTGTCGAAATGTTTGACCGCCTTAGCTTGAAAGCGACGGGGTCACTGGAAGAACTGTTGCTGCATCTGCTGGAACAGACCGACTATCGTGCCTTCCTGCGAAAATCATCGGTCGACGAACAAGACAACAGCCCGCTGGCCAATGTCGACGAACTGCTAACGGCCGCCGTCGAATTCGATCGTCAATTCCCTGAGGACGGTTCGCTAGAAGCTTTCCTGGAACAGGTTGCCCTGGTGTCGGACACCGACGCATTCGATGAAGAAAACGACCGCGTAACCCTGATGACCATGCACGCGGCAAAGGGTCTGGAATTCCCACGAGTCTTCATCATCGGCGTCGAAGATGACCTGCTGCCCCATTACCGCAGCAAGGAGGATCCGATGCAGGTCGAAGAGGAACGTCGACTGCTGTTCGTCGGGATCACCCGCGCCGAGGAGCGGCTTCAGCTGAGCTGCTGCAAACGGCGGGCTCTTCGCGGAGACCTACGCCCGGTTGTCGGCAGCCCCTTCCTGATGGAATTGCCCCGTGAAGAGATGCGTTTCATCGAACCAGAAGACTCCAATCAGTTCTTTGATTCAGGCGACGAATTTGGCGACGAGAGCTTTTCCGTCGACGGGGACGCCCCAGAAATCTGGGACCAGTCCAACGATTCTGCCACGACCAATGAAATCGACGAGGTCTGCCAATTACCGCCTGACGAACTGCCAGCGAAAAAAGCGGCAAAGAAACCTGCGTTGATTCCCGCAGGATTAAAGACGGCCGCAAACCTGCTGAATGAACAGAGCAACGACGACAAGATACCGTTAAACGATTTTCGCAATGGAATGATTGTCCATCACGAAGAATACGGTGCGGGGAAGGTTACCGCCGTTTCCGGGCGGGGCCCCAAACGAACGGCAACCATCGAATTCTCTTCAGGTGCCGCACGTTCGTTTCGATTAGCCTTCGCCAAGCTGACGCTTGGCGAGCAATAA
- a CDS encoding VWA domain-containing protein, which yields MGLRRVMQLVAVSALLANTSLTAADPVAGSNRLATYATPAGDNYFALSVQPSADPALLQAARSRPARVVVVVDTSASQVGTYRGAASLAVQSLLEQLRPTDEVKIYAVDVNAAPLSDSFASGTAETTREAVSKLQRRLPLGNTNLSTALHSARAELVGQPGTHSIVYIGDGSSLGEIRDQQSFVTLIDALRADKISIHSLAVGPTTNVELLATLANQTGGVTLAPTEENLNLAGTFGRQLADASVTAPMWIDDLKLPTGMKTVQAGRLPPVRIDRDTVLIGQMEPKVEGNIVVDGHVGGVPFEVAMDATAEPANPDFAFLPGLVGNSANNQGLLLPTPGSWALQSIAKAMNFRADQMVQAGTLALKQGNARGASVVADLALASDPNNANAQMISRLASDQGRLTSMLQESANSPKLQGDEVQEQPSGLLEETDAQRQKNSGRLRAEVLGGLSAARRQMERDPSQVTESLKVLRAIVESEPNIDPDVREELLGDVNSALQTASARTKAFMADQETLQQQVAAAEAVERMLADTFRDEARISQLSQQMNAVMREGRYDEAANSLAPDLADLAGTGRVISQHAMENSHIVSTVERHRRYQDLRERGFVDALSLVEKAFIPFVDEPPIVYPEAETWQRLSRRRLERYGSLDLSGDNPIERRIYSALDDEATSGPFLEEPLTQVARTLSEAHDIPIRIDSRALEEDGLSGDMPVTIDIKGTTLRSFMRLMLEDLDLTYMIDDEVLKITTITTAEANLVTKVYPVGDLVVPVISMGGMGGMGGGMGGMGGGMGGMGGGMGGMGGGMGGMGGGMGGMGGGMGGGMFVIPDDISLSGKATSKSVDDSDVLIGPGPIKLTPNDSQTTAEAWQEYFQGLSFETAAEETLHDQRIRSTIRTMNNKASKAASEDDEETAKIHFAEMRDLISAAIASGNVQAWMYEAYALALMGTDGDQTEIERALLSAVDFADTPEDVMNVATHLEAVGSKKAALRLCQDVSRLHPYRQDCYISGLRIARDLDDIDGLTWACAGVLSQAWPKEKESFEREVRLIARATYQTLQERGEYDAAAEFAKKLEVATAHDVIIRVTWTGDADVDLAVQEPAGTVCSLQNPQTAAGGVLLGDTLPGTTDDGNVTETYVCSKGFSGIYQLSVRRVWGDVSTGNATVSILTDVGRPTQRLIQQQIDLKEKNALLTFEVKDGRREERIAEAQLADIGAAKDKMGGAMLAQLAGGSSLSSAGDMIRDIRRFGGNVGGRQPFGRGGAVGFEPEIEVLPEGASMTAIAIISADRRYVRITPTPTFSQIGNVSTFNFVSGDSENLPDTGGGGGFGGSGVGQGQGNVGF from the coding sequence ATGGGACTGCGACGCGTCATGCAACTCGTGGCTGTGAGTGCCTTGTTGGCAAATACCAGCCTGACCGCCGCCGATCCGGTAGCGGGCTCAAATCGACTGGCGACTTACGCCACGCCTGCCGGCGACAATTATTTTGCCTTATCGGTTCAGCCATCGGCGGATCCTGCATTGCTGCAGGCGGCTCGATCGCGTCCGGCGAGGGTCGTCGTGGTGGTCGACACGTCGGCCAGCCAGGTTGGCACCTATCGTGGGGCGGCTTCGCTGGCGGTGCAGTCATTGCTAGAGCAATTGCGTCCGACGGATGAGGTCAAAATCTATGCGGTCGACGTCAATGCGGCTCCGCTAAGCGATTCGTTTGCATCGGGAACCGCGGAAACAACCCGCGAAGCGGTCAGCAAACTACAGCGTCGTCTGCCACTGGGCAACACGAACCTGTCGACCGCGTTGCATTCGGCTCGAGCCGAATTGGTGGGCCAGCCCGGAACGCACAGTATCGTCTACATCGGCGACGGTTCGTCGCTGGGCGAAATTCGCGACCAGCAATCCTTCGTGACACTGATCGACGCGCTCCGAGCCGACAAAATCAGTATCCACAGTTTGGCGGTTGGCCCGACAACGAATGTTGAACTGTTGGCAACCCTTGCCAATCAGACCGGTGGAGTGACGCTTGCTCCGACCGAAGAAAATTTAAATCTTGCGGGTACCTTCGGGCGTCAGCTTGCCGACGCTTCGGTGACCGCTCCCATGTGGATCGACGACCTGAAACTGCCCACTGGAATGAAAACCGTTCAAGCCGGTCGCTTGCCACCTGTCCGGATCGATCGTGATACGGTCTTGATCGGACAGATGGAGCCCAAGGTCGAAGGGAACATCGTTGTTGACGGCCACGTTGGTGGAGTCCCATTCGAAGTCGCAATGGACGCCACTGCGGAACCGGCAAATCCTGACTTTGCATTCCTTCCCGGTTTGGTTGGTAACTCGGCCAACAACCAAGGCCTGCTGTTGCCGACGCCCGGATCGTGGGCGCTGCAGTCGATCGCCAAAGCGATGAACTTTCGGGCGGACCAGATGGTTCAAGCCGGAACTTTGGCTTTGAAGCAAGGGAACGCTCGCGGGGCATCCGTCGTCGCCGATTTGGCTTTGGCAAGCGATCCTAACAATGCAAACGCACAGATGATCTCTCGTTTGGCTTCCGATCAAGGACGTCTGACTTCGATGCTTCAGGAGAGTGCGAATTCTCCGAAGTTGCAAGGTGATGAAGTCCAGGAACAGCCCAGCGGGTTGTTGGAAGAAACCGATGCACAACGTCAAAAGAATTCAGGACGTTTGCGTGCCGAAGTACTGGGCGGTTTGTCGGCGGCTCGCCGGCAGATGGAACGGGATCCTTCGCAGGTGACCGAAAGCCTAAAAGTTCTGCGAGCGATCGTTGAAAGTGAACCAAATATCGATCCAGACGTTCGTGAGGAACTTCTCGGTGACGTGAATTCCGCACTGCAAACCGCGTCGGCTCGGACAAAGGCATTCATGGCCGATCAGGAAACGCTCCAGCAGCAGGTGGCTGCTGCCGAAGCGGTTGAACGGATGTTGGCCGATACCTTCCGTGATGAAGCTCGGATTTCTCAGTTGTCGCAGCAGATGAACGCTGTGATGCGGGAAGGTCGTTACGACGAAGCGGCCAATTCGCTCGCTCCAGATCTTGCCGATCTGGCGGGAACCGGTCGAGTCATTTCTCAGCACGCGATGGAGAATTCGCATATCGTTTCGACGGTTGAACGTCACCGCCGTTATCAGGACCTTCGCGAACGCGGTTTCGTTGACGCGTTGAGCCTTGTCGAGAAAGCGTTTATTCCTTTCGTCGATGAACCCCCCATCGTTTACCCAGAAGCGGAAACTTGGCAGCGACTCAGTCGCCGCCGTCTGGAACGTTACGGATCGTTGGATCTGTCGGGTGACAACCCAATCGAACGCCGTATCTATTCCGCTTTGGATGATGAAGCAACCTCCGGTCCTTTCTTGGAAGAGCCTCTAACGCAGGTCGCTCGGACTCTGTCCGAAGCTCACGACATTCCGATTCGAATCGATAGTCGTGCTTTGGAAGAAGACGGTTTGAGTGGCGACATGCCTGTCACGATCGATATCAAAGGAACGACGCTTCGCTCGTTCATGCGATTGATGTTGGAAGATCTTGATCTGACTTACATGATCGATGACGAAGTTTTGAAAATTACGACCATTACCACTGCTGAGGCCAATTTGGTCACCAAAGTTTATCCGGTCGGCGACCTTGTGGTTCCTGTGATCAGCATGGGCGGCATGGGTGGCATGGGCGGCGGCATGGGCGGCATGGGCGGCGGCATGGGTGGCATGGGCGGCGGCATGGGCGGTATGGGCGGCGGCATGGGTGGCATGGGCGGCGGCATGGGTGGTATGGGCGGCGGCATGGGTGGCGGTATGTTCGTCATTCCTGACGACATCTCTCTGTCCGGCAAAGCCACTTCCAAAAGCGTCGATGATTCGGATGTCCTGATTGGTCCTGGGCCGATCAAATTGACTCCGAACGATTCCCAGACGACTGCCGAAGCTTGGCAAGAGTATTTTCAGGGGCTTTCCTTTGAAACGGCCGCTGAAGAAACGCTTCATGATCAACGGATCCGTAGTACGATCCGGACGATGAATAACAAAGCCTCGAAGGCTGCGTCGGAGGATGACGAAGAGACTGCAAAGATCCATTTCGCTGAAATGCGGGATCTGATCTCCGCCGCGATCGCAAGCGGCAATGTGCAGGCTTGGATGTACGAAGCCTACGCATTGGCACTGATGGGAACCGACGGCGATCAGACCGAAATCGAGCGAGCCTTACTTTCGGCGGTCGATTTTGCGGATACCCCCGAAGACGTTATGAATGTAGCGACCCACCTGGAAGCCGTTGGTTCCAAAAAGGCGGCTCTTCGCTTGTGTCAGGACGTGTCGCGTCTGCATCCCTATCGCCAAGACTGTTATATCAGCGGCTTGCGAATCGCTCGTGATTTGGATGATATCGATGGTTTGACTTGGGCTTGTGCTGGCGTGCTCAGCCAAGCGTGGCCAAAAGAAAAAGAATCTTTCGAACGAGAAGTTCGTCTGATCGCCCGAGCGACCTACCAGACGTTACAGGAACGTGGTGAATACGACGCGGCGGCTGAGTTTGCTAAGAAGCTTGAAGTTGCCACCGCACACGATGTCATCATTCGGGTTACTTGGACCGGCGATGCCGATGTCGATTTGGCCGTTCAAGAACCTGCCGGTACCGTTTGCTCGTTGCAGAACCCGCAGACCGCCGCTGGTGGAGTCCTGTTAGGGGATACACTGCCTGGAACGACGGACGACGGAAATGTGACCGAAACCTATGTCTGTTCAAAAGGCTTCAGCGGGATTTATCAACTGTCGGTGCGACGCGTGTGGGGAGATGTTTCCACAGGCAACGCGACGGTTTCGATCCTGACCGATGTTGGGCGTCCAACCCAGCGATTGATTCAGCAACAGATCGATCTGAAAGAGAAAAACGCTCTGCTTACTTTTGAAGTTAAAGACGGACGCCGTGAAGAACGAATCGCTGAAGCTCAGCTAGCCGATATCGGTGCCGCTAAAGACAAGATGGGTGGCGCTATGTTGGCACAGCTGGCAGGCGGTTCTAGCCTTTCGTCTGCTGGAGACATGATCCGAGACATCCGCCGCTTTGGTGGGAATGTCGGAGGTCGTCAGCCATTCGGACGTGGTGGTGCTGTCGGTTTTGAACCTGAAATCGAAGTTTTGCCTGAAGGAGCGAGCATGACAGCGATCGCGATTATTTCCGCAGATCGACGTTATGTTCGTATCACCCCGACTCCAACCTTCTCGCAGATCGGAAACGTTAGCACGTTTAACTTTGTTTCTGGTGACTCGGAAAACCTACCTGACACCGGTGGTGGTGGTGGATTCGGTGGTTCGGGCGTCGGTCAGGGGCAAGGAAACGTTGGCTTCTAG
- a CDS encoding ComEA family DNA-binding protein yields the protein MSSETTAAGLNRSASANGTAKIDRPATQYCALAGCLLLCIFIGCLAGRFEWQQHRSADAPREAALPLLQLDLNLATEAELALLPGIGPVSAARILADRKRNGPFLSVEDFVRVPGIGPKTLDKCRPFLLVK from the coding sequence ATGTCAAGCGAAACGACAGCGGCAGGACTGAATCGATCAGCTTCGGCCAATGGAACCGCGAAAATCGATCGGCCCGCCACACAGTATTGTGCACTGGCAGGGTGCTTGTTGCTGTGCATCTTCATCGGATGCCTGGCGGGAAGGTTCGAATGGCAGCAGCACCGTAGTGCGGACGCCCCGCGCGAAGCAGCACTGCCGCTGTTGCAGTTGGATTTAAACCTCGCGACCGAAGCGGAACTGGCGTTGCTGCCTGGGATTGGACCGGTGTCGGCTGCCCGGATTCTGGCCGACCGAAAACGCAATGGCCCCTTCCTGTCGGTAGAGGATTTTGTCCGCGTTCCGGGGATTGGTCCCAAGACACTGGACAAATGCCGTCCCTTTCTACTGGTGAAATAG
- the nadC gene encoding carboxylating nicotinate-nucleotide diphosphorylase encodes MRRDYAKVLPDEAMQDDCRQLVRLAVREDLERSVDWTTVSIVPAERRGSCAVVPRETGICAGLVTVPWIIDEMEADLTAEVIGQDGTKMTAGESILNLTGNARDLLTCERLILNVLSKLCGIATLTRRYVDRLEGCSARLYDTRKTTPGWRRLEKYAVGCGGGHNHRTGLFDGFLIKDNHLALASNTPGESLSTREAVETARRWAGGRADMTGAPEIVEIEVDSMDQFANVLPAGPDIVLLDNFSLQQLTAAVRLRNAEAPEVELEASGGVTIETLREIALTGVDRISSGALTHQAVWLDLGLDWRSENAT; translated from the coding sequence ATGCGACGCGACTATGCCAAGGTCCTACCCGACGAAGCCATGCAAGATGATTGCCGGCAACTGGTGCGATTGGCCGTCCGCGAGGACCTGGAACGATCGGTGGACTGGACGACCGTTTCCATCGTCCCCGCCGAACGCAGGGGGTCGTGTGCTGTCGTCCCACGCGAGACAGGAATCTGTGCCGGCCTGGTGACCGTCCCTTGGATCATCGATGAAATGGAAGCCGATCTGACAGCGGAAGTCATCGGGCAAGACGGAACGAAAATGACCGCTGGCGAATCGATCCTGAATCTGACGGGCAACGCTCGGGACCTGCTGACCTGCGAACGATTGATCCTTAACGTATTAAGCAAGCTGTGCGGAATCGCGACGTTGACCCGGCGGTACGTCGACCGCCTGGAGGGATGTTCTGCACGCTTATACGACACGCGAAAAACCACACCGGGCTGGCGTCGGTTGGAAAAATACGCCGTCGGCTGCGGGGGAGGGCACAACCATCGAACGGGGCTTTTTGACGGATTCCTGATCAAGGACAACCATCTTGCCTTGGCAAGCAACACGCCGGGGGAGTCCCTTTCCACACGCGAAGCCGTCGAAACGGCACGGCGATGGGCAGGCGGACGAGCCGACATGACGGGAGCTCCGGAGATCGTTGAAATCGAAGTCGATTCGATGGACCAGTTCGCAAACGTGCTACCAGCAGGCCCGGATATCGTGCTTCTGGATAATTTTTCATTGCAGCAACTGACCGCTGCGGTTCGACTTCGCAATGCCGAAGCCCCCGAGGTGGAATTGGAAGCGAGCGGCGGTGTTACAATCGAAACACTTCGCGAAATTGCTTTAACCGGTGTGGATCGGATCAGTAGCGGCGCTTTAACGCACCAAGCGGTTTGGCTGGACCTCGGATTGGACTGGCGGAGCGAAAACGCAACCTAG
- a CDS encoding DUF2237 family protein, whose product MAVRTPKNVFGDPLITCSTSPVTGYYRDGCCQTGAGDVGLHVVCSVMTDDFLRFSKFRGNDLSTPIPEFEFPGLKSGDRWCLCAARWKEAFDEGMAPQVVLAATHISALEFASLEELQSLAVD is encoded by the coding sequence ATGGCAGTACGGACCCCCAAAAATGTGTTTGGCGACCCTCTGATTACTTGCAGCACCAGCCCGGTGACCGGTTATTATCGCGACGGATGTTGCCAGACGGGAGCCGGCGACGTTGGTTTGCACGTTGTCTGCTCGGTCATGACCGACGATTTTTTGCGGTTTAGCAAATTCCGCGGAAACGATCTCTCGACCCCGATTCCGGAATTCGAATTTCCGGGCCTTAAGTCGGGCGATCGTTGGTGCCTGTGTGCTGCTCGCTGGAAAGAAGCTTTTGATGAGGGGATGGCCCCGCAGGTAGTCTTGGCGGCGACGCATATTTCGGCATTGGAGTTTGCTTCGCTGGAAGAACTCCAATCGCTTGCGGTGGATTAA
- a CDS encoding sensor histidine kinase, producing MPTLPKQSSSIRPSSQNSVPAPSRSTLASSPIPSRDRNAALQIASRLLGEAAHDLRSPLFAVRESASLLSDGYLGPTTDQQLSCLQGIIEQCQEMDQLVGDMLAIEQVQSGMPKMHRRWLNLAEIQSQVQRTVSHVIAQRQLTLTWDRPDGIPKVFADPGKIGRLLLNLVGNAVRVLPAGGQILIRNKFLSDQGVLQLQVIDQGPGIAPENLERFAERGESGTAGTGLGLVISRQLAALHFSPLEMTSRVGKGTCVGFQIPAAGPASVADAWLRWRARFIHAASVSTGLRIDPPELPRPWQRKSPSHLSQTAQPENHVALQHDGPPPRNPGQAAAVCVRLGGAVASEVAERLDLLLQADMQNFELGYRAAQREWILLLDATSSQAKTRLANLQDRIQRELPSARIRLSNGLQLQLAGNTARASLRDLFVRSSLNVSSELSTEISRDSLSEIPAGEDCTIPQQRLEAELRRLAIRSSRHKENLIDQAKALRLVQ from the coding sequence ATGCCGACCCTGCCCAAGCAATCCAGCTCGATTCGTCCTTCATCGCAAAATTCGGTCCCCGCCCCGAGTCGCTCGACTTTGGCGTCTTCTCCCATTCCGTCCCGGGATCGAAACGCCGCGTTGCAAATAGCAAGTCGACTGCTAGGGGAAGCGGCCCACGACCTGCGGTCTCCCTTGTTCGCCGTCCGGGAATCGGCCAGTCTGCTAAGTGACGGCTACCTCGGCCCGACCACCGATCAGCAGCTATCGTGCCTGCAGGGCATCATCGAACAATGCCAGGAAATGGATCAGTTGGTCGGCGACATGCTGGCTATCGAACAAGTCCAATCGGGGATGCCCAAAATGCACCGCCGCTGGTTGAACCTGGCGGAAATCCAATCTCAGGTTCAACGAACAGTTTCACATGTAATCGCCCAGCGGCAACTGACACTTACGTGGGACCGACCCGACGGGATCCCAAAAGTCTTTGCCGATCCAGGGAAGATTGGACGGTTGCTGCTAAATTTAGTTGGAAATGCGGTCCGCGTCTTACCTGCCGGCGGACAGATTTTGATCCGCAATAAGTTTCTTTCCGACCAAGGGGTCCTGCAATTGCAGGTAATCGACCAGGGACCAGGAATCGCTCCGGAAAACCTTGAACGTTTTGCGGAACGTGGCGAATCGGGGACAGCGGGAACCGGACTGGGATTGGTGATCAGCCGTCAGTTGGCGGCATTGCATTTCAGCCCTCTGGAAATGACTTCGCGCGTAGGGAAGGGGACCTGTGTCGGATTCCAGATCCCTGCGGCAGGCCCTGCCTCGGTCGCCGACGCTTGGCTTCGCTGGCGTGCAAGGTTTATCCATGCCGCTTCCGTCTCCACCGGGCTCCGTATCGACCCACCTGAATTACCACGTCCCTGGCAACGAAAATCTCCATCACACCTCAGCCAAACAGCGCAGCCAGAAAACCACGTCGCGCTTCAGCACGACGGACCTCCGCCACGAAATCCAGGGCAAGCGGCAGCGGTCTGTGTTCGGCTTGGCGGCGCCGTGGCATCGGAGGTCGCCGAACGCCTAGATCTGCTGTTGCAAGCCGACATGCAGAACTTTGAACTTGGCTACCGCGCGGCCCAGCGAGAGTGGATCCTGCTGTTGGACGCAACATCCTCGCAAGCGAAAACGCGGCTTGCGAACCTTCAAGATCGCATCCAGCGTGAACTTCCCTCAGCCCGGATTCGTCTATCAAACGGTCTGCAGTTACAGCTGGCAGGCAATACGGCTCGAGCTAGCCTCCGGGACCTCTTCGTGCGCAGCTCTCTAAATGTTTCCTCGGAACTCTCGACGGAAATCTCGCGTGATTCGCTGTCAGAGATTCCAGCAGGGGAAGATTGCACCATCCCTCAACAGCGACTTGAAGCGGAGCTAAGAAGACTAGCCATCCGTTCCAGCCGCCACAAAGAGAACCTGATCGATCAAGCGAAGGCCCTCCGCCTAGTGCAATAG
- a CDS encoding undecaprenyl-phosphate glucose phosphotransferase, producing MSPNTTIRSHRSIWEVMQPLLDACGIMASLGIVKWLSGYAVDDLDLAMGLVAVVLFLLTSQWTGLRNHFSGESSDREILAVVGTWIVTVLGLAMLGIATRYNTFFSRATLAAWIVAAPCMIALVRMAFRILQRSFLERGYGSRTVAIAGLNPLGISTAQAIADDPGLGLRMVGFYDDRERERLPESVPDDVALAGDLRSLVKKARDGEIESILITLPMRAEDRIRYILDQLSNSTVSVYIVPDFFVFELLHARWTQVGGLPAVSVFENPLYGVDGMVKRIADVALSLCALVAAAIPMTLIAIAVKWTSPGPVFFRQRRYGLDGREIKVWKFRSMKACDDGPVVQQATKSDPRITRVGAFIRKTSLDELPQLFNVIEGSMSLVGPRPHATAHNEEYRGLIHGYMLRHKVKPGITGLAQVSGSRGETDTIDKMQQRIDFDHQYIRRWSLWLDIKILFKTLWVAWRQPEAY from the coding sequence ATGTCCCCAAATACGACAATCCGTAGCCACCGTTCCATCTGGGAAGTCATGCAGCCGTTGCTGGATGCATGTGGCATCATGGCATCACTGGGGATTGTCAAATGGCTATCCGGGTACGCGGTCGATGATCTTGATCTAGCGATGGGATTGGTGGCGGTGGTGTTATTTTTATTAACATCCCAGTGGACCGGTCTTCGCAATCACTTCAGCGGCGAATCGTCCGACCGAGAAATCCTCGCCGTTGTCGGCACCTGGATCGTGACGGTACTGGGCTTGGCAATGCTGGGGATCGCAACTCGCTACAACACCTTTTTTTCACGAGCCACGCTGGCAGCATGGATCGTGGCGGCTCCTTGCATGATCGCTCTGGTCCGCATGGCGTTCCGAATCCTGCAACGCAGTTTTCTGGAACGAGGCTATGGATCGCGAACCGTTGCGATCGCCGGCCTGAATCCTCTGGGAATCTCCACCGCTCAAGCGATCGCCGATGATCCGGGACTTGGACTTCGGATGGTCGGATTTTATGACGACCGTGAACGAGAACGCTTACCGGAATCGGTTCCCGACGATGTGGCGCTCGCTGGCGACCTCCGCAGTTTGGTGAAGAAGGCTAGGGATGGTGAAATTGAAAGCATTTTGATCACCCTGCCAATGCGAGCCGAAGACCGAATACGATACATCCTCGACCAGTTAAGCAACTCCACCGTGTCGGTCTATATCGTCCCTGACTTTTTCGTCTTCGAACTGCTCCACGCCCGTTGGACTCAGGTTGGCGGCCTGCCAGCGGTCAGCGTTTTCGAAAACCCACTGTATGGTGTCGACGGGATGGTCAAACGGATCGCCGATGTCGCCTTGTCGCTTTGTGCATTGGTTGCCGCGGCTATCCCAATGACCCTGATTGCCATCGCCGTCAAATGGACTTCACCCGGCCCGGTCTTTTTCCGCCAACGCCGGTATGGGCTGGACGGACGAGAAATCAAAGTCTGGAAGTTTCGATCGATGAAGGCCTGCGATGATGGGCCCGTCGTCCAGCAGGCAACGAAGTCGGATCCACGTATCACCCGGGTTGGTGCATTCATTCGCAAAACCAGCCTGGATGAGCTTCCTCAGTTATTCAACGTCATCGAAGGATCGATGTCCCTTGTTGGCCCTCGGCCTCATGCCACGGCCCATAACGAAGAATACCGCGGTCTAATTCATGGCTACATGCTTCGCCACAAAGTGAAACCGGGGATTACGGGGTTGGCCCAAGTGTCGGGCAGCCGCGGCGAAACCGACACGATCGATAAAATGCAGCAACGAATCGATTTCGATCATCAATACATTCGTCGCTGGTCGCTCTGGCTGGACATCAAAATTCTCTTCAAAACCCTGTGGGTCGCGTGGCGACAACCCGAAGCCTATTAA